A stretch of Vigna angularis cultivar LongXiaoDou No.4 chromosome 4, ASM1680809v1, whole genome shotgun sequence DNA encodes these proteins:
- the LOC128193356 gene encoding alcohol dehydrogenase 1-like — protein MTDGGVDRSVECTGSINAMISAFECVHDGWGVAVLVGVPNKDDAFRTHPINVLNEKTLKGTFFGNYKPRSDLPEVVEMYIKKELELEKFITHEVPFSEINKAFEYMLKGEGLRCIIRMTA, from the exons ATGACTGACGGGGGAGTGGACCGAAGTGTTGAGTGTACTGGAAGTATCAATGCTATGATCTCAGCATTTGAATGTGTGCACGAT GGATGGGGTGTAGCTGTACTAGTTGGTGTGCCAAATAAAGATGATGCTTTCAGAACCCATCCAATCAATGTCCTTAACGAAAAGACGCTCAAGGGTACTTTCTTTGGCAACTATAAACCACGTTCTGATCTCCCAGAAGTGGTCGAGATGTACATAAAAAAG GAACTTGAACTGGAGAAATTTATCACCCATGAAGTACCTTTCTCTGAAATCAACAAAGCCTTTGAATATATGCTCAAAGGGGAGGGCCTGCGTTGCATAATCCGCATGACTGCATAG